Within bacterium, the genomic segment GCCCGCCAGGTCGGCGGGCATGTATCGCCGGATGAAGTGAAAGTCGCCGGCGAGCACCTCGGCCCACTGAAAAAGCCGCGGGTAGCGGGGCGTGTTCTGCTCCTGCTTCCCCCCGGTGGGGTAAAGCAGCTGAAACGGCAGCTTGGTGAGGATCGGCAGCAGGCACGCGGCCAGCAGCCGCACCGTCCCCAACGTGCGCATCGGGATGGGAAGGCCGAGGGCGAAGTAGAAATCCCCGAAGAGCGTCACCGCCCCGGCCTCGACGAACGCCTCGGCCATCCCGTACCGGTCGACGCTGCTCACCAGCAGCACCCGGCGACCGGCGAACGAGATCCCGGCTTCGCGGGGCAGGTAGTCGAGGATCAGGTACTTCTCCCACGAGTTCTTGATCCCGCCGCCGTCCACCACCGGCGTCCGGGTCACCCCCCGGATCAACCGGGCGGCGTCGCGGATCTGATACCGCGACCCGCCCGCGCGGAGGAAGAGGTCGATGCCCCCCATGCCGATCGCGTCCACCTGCCCGTCCAGCTCGCGCACCAGCGTCCGGAAGCGGGCGGTGTCCCCGTCGGTCCCGATCCGCTCGATGATGAAGCGCTCGCCGAGGATGTCCGTTTCGACCCGCTTGTCCCGAGTGCTGCTGCCCAAACTGACACTGACCACGCGCTTCATCCCGTCGACTGTTAGACCCTCCCTCCGGCCTCTCCTGCCCCCTCCGGGCTGGCGTTGCGCTCGGAGAGGATGCGCAGGCCGTCGAGGGCCAGCAGCGGATCGACGTGCGCGAT encodes:
- a CDS encoding quinate 5-dehydrogenase, producing MKRVVSVSLGSSTRDKRVETDILGERFIIERIGTDGDTARFRTLVRELDGQVDAIGMGGIDLFLRAGGSRYQIRDAARLIRGVTRTPVVDGGGIKNSWEKYLILDYLPREAGISFAGRRVLLVSSVDRYGMAEAFVEAGAVTLFGDFYFALGLPIPMRTLGTVRLLAACLLPILTKLPFQLLYPTGGKQEQNTPRYPRLFQWAEVLAGDFHFIRRYMPADLAGKTVLTQTVTREDTEELRRRRVRTLITVSPEMEGRSFATNVLEGIVLALSDGRREELRPEDYVQCLLRAGFRPRIESLQPA